One window of the Lytechinus variegatus isolate NC3 chromosome 3, Lvar_3.0, whole genome shotgun sequence genome contains the following:
- the LOC121412159 gene encoding uncharacterized protein LOC121412159 — translation MNVHLFGAASSPGCANFGLKQIATNMADEISQDAAKFIQRDFYVDDGLKAVETEEEAIDLISKTKKICGHGGLHVHKVVSNSRKVLDSVPKEDRAKEVKELNLLLDHLPVEKALGVQWCVESDTFRFRVTFQDKPLTRRGVLSTVMSVYDPLGLLAPLLLPGKIILQDLCRTSAAWDDPLPDLLQDRWNKWKTDILQLERVSVDRCYKPEDFGEVKNVELHHFCDASNLGYGHCTYLRMINGRGKVHCTLVLGKSRVSPIKTVTVPRLELTAAVLSVKMSAFLQAELDLKIDREVFWTDSRVVLGYIKNETRRYHVFVANRVRQIRDESSPNQWRHVNTQDNPADAPSRGLTVDQLEASKWFMGPDFIWESEIPEETEEEATVIPKDPEVKSNTHASVKGVDEFELKRFDHLSSWYRAKRAVANCLRLKSYLQKCCQARGDGNDVKKVVMEPLTTEQLLHAEKEIIRLIQRRTFDEAKSSEISKPHNERERRRHYKETSRLYPLDPFIDDDDGILRVGGRLRRSDLSFESKHPVILPQTHLTISIVLQRHNEFWCRWKKEFLCQLQSRQKWTKPHRIMKIGDVVIIKDDNTPRNVWPLGRIVELYQSKDDYIRKVRVMVGDRKLDNVGKRSNPVTYLDRPIHKLVLLLPSEDQE, via the coding sequence ATGAATGTGCACCTCTTTGGAGCTGCCTCTTCGCCCGGGTGCGCAAATTTTGGATTGAAGCAGATAGCAACCAACATGGCAGATGAAATAAGTCAAGATGCAGCCAAGTTCATCCAACGAGACTTTTACGTCGATGATGGGCTTAAGGCAGTAGAAACAGAAGAAGAGGCCATCGATCTGATCTCAAAGACCAAGAAGATATGTGGACATGGTGGTCTTCATGTTCACAAAGTTGTCTCCAACTCAAGGAAAGTGCTAGATTCAGTTCCAAAGGAAGATAGAGCTAAAGAAGTGAAAGAATTGAATCTTCTACTCGATCACCTGCCTGTCGAGAAAGCTTTAGGGGTGCAATGGTGTGTCGAGTCTGATACTTTCCGCTTTAGGGTGACCTTCCAAGACAAGCCTTTGACTAGGAGAGGTGTGCTGTCAACCGTGATGTCTGTGTACGACCCTCTTGGATTGTTAGCCCCATTGCTGCTTCCTGGCAAGATAATACTTCAGGATCTTTGTAGAACTTCTGCCGCTTGGGACGACCCCCTTCCAGACCTACTTCAAGACAGGTGGAATAAGTGGAAAACAGACATTCTCCAACTCGAAAGGGTCTCCGTTGACAGGTGTTACAAGCCGGAAGACTTTGGGGAAGTCAAGAATGTCGAGCTACACCACTTCTGTGATGCGAGCAACCTTGGTTATGGTCATTGTACTTACCTGAGAATGATTAATGGAAGGGGAAAAGTACATTGTACGCTTGTGTTGGGCAAATCCAGAGTGTCACCAATCAAGACAGTCACAGTACCAAGGCTGGAACTGACTGCAGCTGTTCTGTCAGTGAAGATGAGCGCCTTTCTTCAAGCTGAGCTAGACCTCAAAATTGATAGGGAGGTCTTTTGGACTGATAGCCGAGTGGTGCTAGGCTATATCAAGAACGAGACAAGGCGTTATCATGTCTTTGTTGCAAATAGAGTCCGCCAAATTAGAGATGAATCATCACCCAATCAATGGAGGCACGTCAACACACAAGATAATCCAGCTGATGCCCCATCAAGAGGACTCACGGTCGATCAGCTTGAAGCATCAAAGTGGTTCATGGGTCCAGACTTCATTTGGGAAAGCGAAATTCCGGAAGAAACTGAGGAAGAAGCTACAGTCATTCCTAAAGATCCTGAAGTGAAAAGCAACACCCATGCCTCAGTAAAAGGGGTAGATGAGTTCGAGTTAAAGCGATTTGATCACCTCTCTAGTTGGTATCGAGCGAAGAGAGCTGTGGCGAACTGCCTCCGTCTCAAATCATACCTACAGAAATGCTGCCAAGCAAGAGGAGATGGGAATGACGTCAAGAAAGTTGTGATGGAACCTCTGACTACCGAACAACTTCTTCATGCAGAGAAGGAAATCATAAGACTGATTCAGAGGAGGACATTTGATGAAGCGAAATCATCAGAGATCAGCAAGCCTCACAACGAAAGAGAAAGAAGGCGTCATTACAAGGAGACCAGTCGCTTGTATCCTCTTGACCCATttatagatgatgatgatggcatcCTTAGAGTTGGAGGACGTTTGAGGAGATCTGACCTCTCATTTGAAAGCAAACATCCTGTCATCCTCCCTCAAACTCACCTGACCATCTCAATTGTACTTCAGCGTCATAATGAATTCTGGTGTCGATGGAAGAAGGAGTTTCTTTGTCAGCTTCAGTCGCGACAGAAGTGGACCAAGCCACATCGCATCATGAAAATAGGAGATGTAGTAATTATTAAAGACGATAACACTCCTCGCAATGTTTGGCCTCTTGGAAGAATCGTTGAACTGTATCAATCAAAGGATGACTACATTCGTAAGGTTAGGGTCATGGTAGGAGACAGAAAATTAGACAATGTGGGAAAACGAAGTAACCCAGTGACTTACCTTGATCGTCCCATCCACAAGCTAGTTCTTCTTCTTCCGAGTGAAGACCAGGAATAA
- the LOC121412160 gene encoding uncharacterized protein LOC121412160, which translates to MAEGVENGRDRMPTEKGLQYKADVTVKTWRDAIRLWRRRANKHRQLIVEDDVNTVMIKESRNQVQEAMDKAISSQEVLADIAPSADLDDGEDLLETIEDEHSSLMRETMKVILRLQGGTLSSKSGSRSSRGRVQDWVDRQVSVSPRVQSIVDRGNSAPPVEPTIEMNNPAPPSESPATKIGHRQEPKSSNDDVLANSLKELLSLNRLPLPEPGIFSGNPLDYTAWRRSYDALIEHRGIPMAERFYFLLKYLTGEPKSLVEGYSMIGDGRGYLNAKEALEQRYGNPFVVSNAYRDKLDAWPKVGSRDSFGLRRFGDFLKQCDAASKYVPHLNHLDDERENQNLLRKLPEWLVVKWGRKVVQWRQDWKTFPPFAIFTEFIDEEATVACDPVTSLQSLQTSKERKKSTPSRSLQTGTHNHKDGSAEKKYLSCVFCKGQHHISECSSFNSETMQKKRQTIKDNGLCFGCLRKGHMSKRCKKRNTCSVCKGKHPTALHDDEWKKKRRDATNRERSSKETLESNSHASQSDSSQSMKSSMIVPVWLSHESSRKERLVYALLDTQSDTSFILTQTKEAMGIKGVQIHLLLSTMTRTNERIACEKVTGLKVKAYYNSEKVISLPPSYTRDIIPADRHHIPTPDTARSFKHLSRIANMIAPLQDVEIGLLIGYDCAKALAPRAVIHSPDERGPYAVQTDLGWSIVGTVNAGYVESHNDPIGVSHRTTVRMVPEEVQLKGHRSEVIFTHPATTKEEITPLHVVQLLEADFTPDKKQKPYSQNDLKFVKLMEKEIHVSESGHYEMPLPFKEEEVPVLPNNKFVAAKRLNHLKKKFENDATYYDQYLQQMNNLLEKKYAEKVSEPGEPGKLWYIPHHGVQQPKKLRVVFDCSSQFKGECLNSHLLTGPDLTNALAGVLCRFRKEKVAFMCDIKEIVSSVSCQQRVS; encoded by the coding sequence ATGGCAGAAGGAGTTGAGAATGGACGGGATAGAATGCCCACTGAGAAGGGTTTGCAGTATAAAGCAGACGTCACAGTCAAGACATGGAGAGATGCCATTCGACTTTGGAGGAGAAGGGCAAATAAGCATCGCCAGCTTATAGTTGAAGACGATGTCAACACTGTGATGATTAAAGAATCCCGTAATCAAGTACAGGAAGCCATGGACAAGGCGATTTCTTCTCAAGAAGTACTTGCAGATATAGCTCCTTCAGCGGAtcttgatgatggtgaagatctACTTGAGACTATCGAAGATGAACATTCTTCTTTAATGAGAGAAACAATGAAAGTTATTCTCCGATTGCAAGGTGGGACGCTTTCATCTAAGTCAGGTTCCCGATCATCCAGAGGGAGAGTTCAAGACTGGGTTGATCGTCAAGTGTCAGTTTCCCCTCGAGTTCAGAGTATAGTTGATAGAGGTAACAGTGCCCCTCCAGTGGAACCCACGATTGAGATGAACAACCCTGCTCCACCTTCGGAAAGCCCTGCAACCAAGATTGGTCATCGACAAGAACCAAAGTCCAGCAATGATGATGTTCTCGCCAACAGTTTGAAAGAGTTGCTATCCTTGAATAGACTTCCTCTTCCAGAGCCTGGAATTTTCTCAGGTAACCCTCTTGACTACACGGCATGGAGGCGAAGCTACGACGCATTAATTGAACATCGTGGAATTCCTATGGCAGAGAGGTTCTACTTTCTCTTGAAATACCTGACGGGTGAGCCGAAATCCTTGGTAGAAGGCTACTCTATGATCGGCGATGGCAGAGGTTACCTTAATGCAAAGGAAGCGTTGGAACAGAGATATGGGAATCCATTTGTAGTTTCAAATGCCTACAGAGACAAGCTGGATGCTTGGCCCAAGGTTGGATCAAGAGACTCCTTTGGACTTAGGAGATTCGGAGACTTCCTGAAACAATGTGACGCAGCATCCAAGTATGTTCCGCACCTGAATCATCTTGATGACGAACGGGAAAATCAAAACCTACTGAGGAAACTCCCTGAATGGCTAGTCGTTAAATGGGGAAGGAAGGTTGTTCAGTGGAGACAGGACTGGAAAACCTTTCCACCATTTGCCATCTTCACAGAGTTCATTGACGAAGAGGCAACCGTTGCTTGTGATCCCGTCACCTCTCTTCAGTCTCTGCAGACCTcaaaggaaaggaagaagtcAACTCCTTCTCGATCTTTGCAGACTGGAACACACAATCACAAAGATGGCTCTGCTGAGAAGAAATATCTGTCATGTGTCTTTTGCAAGGGTCAACACCATATTAGTGAATGTTCCTCATTCAATTCAGAAACAATGCAGAAGAAAAGACAGACTATTAAGGACAATGGTCTCTGCTTTGGTTGCTTGAGAAAGGGACACATGTCAAAGAGATGcaagaaaagaaatacatgcTCCGTATGTAAAGGAAAGCATCCAACTGCTCTACATGATGATGAGTGGAAAAAGAAGCGACGGGATGCTACTAACAGAGAGAGGAGCAGTAAGGAAACTCTGGAATCAAATTCTCATGCTTCCCAGTCAGATTCCAGTCAGTCTATGAAGTCATCGATGATTGTTCCGGTATGGCTATCACACGAGTCCAGTCGTAAGGAGAGACTAGTGTATGCGCTGTTGGACACGCAATCCGATACGTCCTTCATTCTCACACAAACCAAAGAAGCAATGGGAATCAAAGGCGTACAAATACACTTATTGCTTTCTACAATGACGAGGACAAATGAGAGAATAGCTTGTGAGAAGGTGACTGGATTGAAAGTGAAGGCTTACTACAACTCCGAGAAGGTAATTAGCCTCCCTCCAAGCTATACGAGAGACATTATCCCAGCAGATCGACATCATATTCCTACTCCTGACACAGCAAGATCCTTCAAACACTTGTCTAGGATTGCCAATATGATTGCTCCTCTTCAGGATGTTGAAATTGGACTCTTGATCGGCTACGACTGTGCCAAGGCTCTAGCTCCTCGTGCTGTCATCCACTCTCCTGACGAAAGAGGACCCTATGCAGTCCAGACAGACCTAGGATGGAGCATTGTTGGGACGGTGAACGCAGGTTATGTTGAAAGTCACAATGATCCCATTGGTGTGAGCCATCGTACAACTGTACGGATGGTGCCTGAGGAGGTACAGTTGAAAGGTCATCGCTCAGAAGTGATCTTCACGCATCCAGCTACTACGAAGGAAGAGATCACCCCTCTTCATGTTGTCCAACTTCTCGAAGCTGACTTCACTCCTGATAAGAAGCAGAAACCCTATTCCCAGAATGATTTGAAGTTTGTTAAGCTAATGGAGAAGGAGATTCACGTTTCAGAGAGTGGACACTACGAGATGCCCCTTCCCTTCAAGGAGGAAGAGGTACCTGTACTGCCTAACAACAAGTTTGTTGCTGCCAAACGTTTGAACCACCTGaagaaaaagtttgaaaatgatgCCACCTACTATGACCAATACCTACAACAGATGAACAATCTCCTTGAAAAGAAGTATGCAGAGAAGGTGTCCGAACCAGGTGAACCAGGCAAGCTATGGTATATTCCACATCATGGAGTACAGCAACCAAAGAAACTGAGGGTGGTGTTCGATTGCAGTTCACAGTTCAAAGGAGAGTGTTTGAACTCTCATCTTCTCACTGGCCCTGATTTGACCAATGCACTTGCTGGAGTACTGTGCAGATTCAGAAAAGAGAAGGTAGCCTTCATGTGTGACATCAAAGAAATTGTTTCATCAGTTTCATGTCAACAAAGAGTATCGTGA